The following nucleotide sequence is from Nocardioides eburneiflavus.
AACGTCGCGCTCTACGCCAACGCCTCCGGGGAGTACGACGACCTCGCGAAGTGGCTGCGCAAGAAGCGCTGAGGCCGGGCCGTCGGCGCGGTCGCTTCGCACTAGCCGCCGGGCGCGTCGAACGACCAGAAGGTCAGTCCGCCGACCTCCACGAGCGTGGCCCCGGCCGGCGCGACGAGCTCGTGGCCGTCCGACGCGCCGAGGGCGGCCAGCACGGACAAGGTGTGGTCGGCGTGCCGGCACAGGATCGCGTCACCGGGCACGTCGGCACACCCGGCCGGGTCCGTACGCCCGGCGCGCATCGCGACGTCCCACGCGAGGTCATCGCCGTCGGCCCTCAGCACCACGCCGTCCGGGGTCCCGGCGAGGACGACGGTGCCCTCGGCGCCCGGCGAGTCGTCGTGCTGGACGACGGCGCCGACGCGGGCGGTCGCAAGCACGGCGATCACGGCCGTCTCGGGCGGCAGGGACCCGACGGCCACCTGGTCGCCGAGCCCGACGCCGAAGGCGCGCAGGACGCCGGCGCACGCGGCCACCTCGGTCAGCAGCCGGGCGAAGCTGCGCTCCACGCCGTCGAGCGCCAGCGCCGTGTCGTCGGCCCGGCCCCGGATGACGTGGACGTCGAGGGCGTTGTAGCAGGCGTTGAGGGTGCCCGGGTCGCCGTCGGAGGGCACGCGGAACCAGGTCACGTCGTCCGTGGTCATCGCGGCCTCAGGCCAGCCCGTTGTCGGCGGTGGCCGCCGGCTTCGACGGGGTGCGCAGCCACGCCGTGAAGAACGCGCCCAGGTCCTGCCCGCTCACTCGCGCGGCCACCTCCTCGAACTCCGCGCTGGAGCCGTTGCCGCCCTCCTGCTCGCGGATCCAGGTGCGGACGATCCGCCAGAAGACGGCGTCGCCGACGCGGTTGCGCAGCGCCTGGAGGGTCATGGCGCCGCGGCCGTAGATGGCGGAGTCGAAGATGCTCGCCGCGCCGGGGTCGCCGACGACGACCTCCCAGAACTCCGAGGCGGGGGCGACGTTGTCGTAGTAGCTGCGGAGGACCGAGGCGCCCGAGCGACCACCGTGGGTCTCGGCCCACCGCCACTCCATGAAGGTGGCGAAGCCCTCGTTGAGCCAGATGTCGGACCACTGCTGGACGGCGATGTCGTCGCCGAACCACTGGTGGGCGAGCTCGTGGACGACGAGGCTGGTGTAGCCGGCGCCGACGGCCGGGTAGGTCGGACGGGTCTGGTTCTCCAGCGCGAAGCCAGGGTTGAGGCCGGTCGTGATGCCTCCGACGACCGAGAACGGGTACGGGCCGAGGTCCTTCTCGAGCCCGGCGACGACGGCCGGAGTCTTCTTCATCAGGCGCATGCTCGCGGCCTGGTCGCCCTTGCTCAGCCGCTGGGAGACCGCGACGAGCCACGGCAGGCCCCGGTGCCGGCCCTTCGCGATGGTGAAGTCGCCCGCCGCGAAGAAGGCCAGGTAGGGCACCATCGGCTCGTCCGCGCGCCAGTGCCACGTGGTGTTCCTCCTGCCGACCCTCCTGCCCTTCAGCTCGCCGTTGGAGATGACCTCGCGGCCGTTGGGGACGCGGACCCGGACGTCGACGACCGCCTTGTCGAGCGGGTGGTCGTTGGCGGGGAACCACCACGGGGCCATGTGGGGCTCGTTCATCGTGACGACCTCGCGCTTGCTGGCCAGCCAGTTGCGCTCCCCGGCGTACGCGCGCCTGGACGGCCGGTCGGCGTACCGCACCACGACCGCGTGCTCGGTGCCCGCGGCCAGTGGCTGGGCGGGCGTGATCCGCAGCTCGTGTCCCCCGTCGGTCTTCTCGAAGTCGGCCTCGACGCCGTCGACCGTCACGTCCGAGACCTTCAGCAGGAAGTCGAGGGAGAAGCTGGACAGGTCCTGGGTCGCCGTCAGCTCGACCGTCGTCCGCCCGCTGAGCCGCTTGGTCGCCAGCGCGTAGCGGTTGGCGATCCGGTAGGACCGCACGTCGATGCCGCCGTTGCCGTCGAGCGGCCAGTAGGGGTCGCCGATCCCGGACGCGCCGTCGACCGGCGCAGCGGCACGCACCTCGCCAGTGGCGGGCACCCCGGTGAACGCGACCGCGAGGGACGCCAGCAGCGCGACGGACAGCAGGGGCCGGGACATCGTTCGCGTGGACACCGTCCGAACCTAGCGCGCCTAATTCCGTTGCGCTGGCGACCGGCGCCCGTGGACGATGGCTCCGGCGACACCCGCCCGCCGCGTGCCCCCGTACGCCGGTGCCCCGACACGAGAGGAGCCGTGACATGTCGACGACTGTCCCCGGCCTGCCCGCCGACCACCTCTCGCACACACGGAGCACCCACGTTGTCCCACCTGCACACCGATCGCACGTTCCCGGAGGACTTCCTCCGGCCTGACGACCGCTCGCCCCTCGAGGGCATCGACGAGTCGTTCGTCTTCACCTACGACACCTACTCCGACGAGCTCGGAGAGGGTCAGCGCTGGTCCCGCTGGGAGGACCTCGAAGCCCTGATGAAGGGTCCCGAGCCACGCCCCGACTGGGTCGTGACCTCCAGCGGCGCCGTCGACACCGAGCTCGGCGTCCTCAAGACGGGCAAGGAGGCCGACGTCTTCCTGCTCGAGCGCGAGGACCCGCACCGCCCGGAGACCGCTGTCGTGATGGCCGCCAAGCGCTACCGCGACACCGACCACCGCTCGTTCCACCGCGCGGCGTCCTACACCGAGGGCCGGTCGATGAAGCGCTCGCGCGACAACCGCGCCCTCAAGCGCAAGTCGACCTGGGGCCGTCAGGTCGCGGCCGGCGAGTGGGCGGTCTCGGAGTGGAACGCGCTCCGCCGCTGCTGGGAGCTCGGCCTCCCGGTGCCGTACCCGGTCCAGATCGACGAGACCGAGATCCTCATGGAGTGGATCACGGTCACCGTCGGCGGGGAGGCCGAGACGGCGCCGCGGGTGTCCCAGGTCCGTCCCGACCCCTCGGTCGTCGAGGGCTACTACGAGCAGCTCCGCGACGCGATGGCCACCCTGGTCCAGGCGGGGCTCGTGCACGGCGACCTCTCGCCCTACAACACCCTGGCCGCCGGCGACCGGCTCGTCATCATCGACCTGCCGCAGATGGTGGACCTCGTCGGCAACCCCCGCGGCATGGACTTCCTGCTGCGCGACTGCGCCAACATGTGCGCCTGGTTCCGCTCGCGCGGCCTCGGGGTCGACGAGCAGGAGCTGTTCGGGGAGCTGATGGCGCACGCGTTCTGACGAGGGACCGCGCGCGGGTCATCGAGCGGCGACCTCGGACCGCAGCCGCTCCATGGCCCGACGCACTGCGTCCGGGGCCTCGAGCCAGACGAAGTGCCCGGCGCCCTCGGCCACCTCGGCCCAGGCGCCCGGCACCAGCGCGACCGCCTCCGTGGTCGCGGTGAGGGGAATGGGGCTCCGCTCGCCGTGCACGGCGCCCAGCGGCACCCGTACGGCGCGCAGGGCCGCGACCAGCCAGGGCTGCAGGGCGTCGGCCGACGCCACCAGCGAGTCGAAGACGTGGCAGGCGACCCAGTCGTCGGCCACTTCCCCCGCGCGCGCCGGGTCGGCGAAGTAGGCCGGCATCAGGAGCCGACCCTGCTCGATCACCTCTGCGGACGTGAGACCGGGCGACGCCCACGCCGCCTCCAGCTCGTCGTAGCGCTCCAGCACCGTGTCATCGGTGCGCCGGCGGAGCTCCTCGGTGAAGCCGGCCATCCCCATGTCACCGACGGCGCCCATCGGGTCGATCGCCAGCACCCCACCGACCTGGTCGCCGAGCGTCGCGGCGACGTGCCAGGCCAGGTGGCCACCCCACGAGTGGCCGGCCACCAGTGGTCGGTGCCAGCCACACCTGGCCAGGTGGTCGAGGACGTGGCCGATGTCGGCGAGCGAGGTGGGCACGTCGAACGGACCCTGGGTCGTGCTGGGGTCGCGCCCCCGCTGCTGGAACGACGCGATGCTCCAGTCGGTCAGCACGTCGAGCAGGCCGTCGAGGTAGCGGTACGACATCGCGGGACCGCCGTGCAGCAGCAGCACGCGGCGGTCCTCGTCGGCGTCCCGGACCCAGCCGACGATGCCTGCGACCGCGAACGGGACCGGCGCGCCCATGGCCGCACGCTACTCGGGGCCGCCCCCGCCTCCATCACCAAGACGGGCGACCTAGGTTGGGCCCGTGAAGCACTCCCACGGACGCCTCGTCGACGTCACCTCCCTGGCCGAGCTCGACCGGCGGCTCGCGACCGGCGCGACCTCGCTCACCGGATGGCGCCTGGTCGGGCTCGACCTCACCGACCGCGGTCCCGCCCTGCTGGGGCGCTCGCTCGAGCAAACGCTGTTCCTCGGGTGCGAGTTCGCCGAAGGGGACGACGACGCCGTACGCCGGGCGGGCGCGATGGTGCTGCACGAGATCCCCGGCGTACCGGTCGACACCTACCGGGCGACCCTCTACTCCCCCGGCGATCTCTACGACACGCCCCGCTACGAGGACAGCCGCGACGCGCGGGCGTACGCCTGGTCGCGCCGCGGCGACGGTCCGGACGACACCCTCGCGATGGCGCTGCACGACCACCACGTCGACGCGGCACTGGCCGCCTGGGTGGTGGGCCGCGACGTCGTCGGCGTCATGGGCGGGCACGCGCTCGAGCGCGGGACCCCGGCGTACGCCGACGCAGTGCGCCTCGGCCACGCACTCGCCGACCGCCTCATCGTCGCCACGGGTGGCGGACCGGGCGCGATGGAGGCGGCCAACCTCGGGGCGTACATCCCCGAGGACCTCGACTCCGCCCTGGCGGCCGTGGCGGCGGTTCCGTCGTTCGGCCCCGACGTGGGCGCGTGGGCGCGGGTCGCGCTCGACGTGGTGGGGGCGACGAGCGGCGGGCGGGAGTCGCTCGGCATCCCGACGTGGCACTACGGCCACGAGCCGCCGAACGTCTTCGCCACGTCGATCGCGAAGTTCTTCCACAACGCGCCGCGCGAGGCCGTGCTGCTGGAGGTCTGCAACGCCGGCATCGTCTTCCTTCCGGGGGCCGCCGGGACGGTGCAGGAGGTCTTCCAGGACGCCTGCGAGAACTACTACGCCGACGCGTCCGCGGTCGCGCCCATGGTGCTCGTCGGACGGCGCCACTGGACGGAGGACCTGCCGGTCTGGCCGCTGCTGCAGGCCCTGGCCCGCGACCGGGAGATGGGGCCGTACGTCCACCTGGTCGACAGCGTCGAGGAGGCCGTGGACGTGGTGGCCGGGTAGGCGTCAGCCGGCCCGGCGCGTCGTCCCGGCCGGGGCGCTCACCTCGCGGTAGTGGCTCACCAGCAGGTCGTTGACCGCCCGCCACGTCCGGTCGCGCACGCTGAGCCGGGCCGCGGCCGCCATCCGACGCCGCAGCACCGGCTGCGCCACCAGCCGCGCGACGTGGGCCACCATCTCCCCCGCGTCGCCGGGCTCGTAGAGGAAGCCGGCGACGGTGTCGTCGACGACGTCGATCGGTCCGCCGGAGCGCGGCGCGACCACCGGCACCCCGCTGGCCAGCGCCTCCTGGGCGGACTGGCAGTAGGTCTCGTGGCGCCCGGTGTGCACGAAGACGTCGAGCGTGGCGTACGCCCGGGCGAGCTCGTCGCCGTGCAGCACGCCGAGGAACGCCGCTCCGGGGAGCAGCGCACGCAGGCGCCCCTCCTCCGGCCCGCCACCGACGAGCACCAGCCGTACGCCCGGCAGCCGCTCGACGTGGGCGAGGAGCTCGAGCTCCTTCTCGGCCGCCAGTCGACCGACGTACCCGACGAGCACCTCGCCGTTCGGAGCCAGCTCTGCGTGCAGCGCCTCGTCCCGCTTCGCCGGCTCGAACAGCACCTGGTCCACCCCGCGCGGCCAGCGGGCGACGTCGTCGATGCCGAGCCGGGCGAGCTGCGCGATGCTGGCCGTCGACGGGGCCAGCGTCCGGTCCACGCCGAGGTGGATCCGGCGGGTGAGCGACTCCATGGCACGGGCGCCGCCCGGCACGCCGTAGCGGTCGGCGAACCCGACGAGGTCCGTCTGGTAGATCGCCACGGTGGGGATCCCGAGCGAGCGCGCCGCCTTCGCCGCCTGGTGGCCGAGCGTGGCCGGCGAGGCGATGTGCACCACGTCGGGATCGAACCGCTCCATCGCCGCCCGGAGCCGCCGCCGCGTCTCCAGACCGATCCGGAAGTCGGCGTAGAACGGCAGGCTCGCGCCCCGCGCGTGCCTGACCGGGAAGCCGGCGTACACCTCGGGGCCGGTGGGTGCGATCAGCTCGGCCTCGTGGCCCTCCGCCGCCAGGTGCTCCAGCACCCGGCGCACCGAGTTGGTGACGCCGTTGACCTGCGGCAGGAACGACTCGGTGACCACGAGCACGCGGAGCCGGGAGGGGGTGGTGCGGCTGCGACGCCGCCTCTCGAGCAGGTCCATGCCACGGACGCTAGGAAGCGACCCGCAACACCTGCCCCGGTCCCGGCGAAGGACACGTGAACGGTGCCCGACGCTACGGGGGCTACTCCTTGGCGGCGAGCTGCCCGCAGGCGCCGTCGATCTCCCGGCCGCGGGTGTCGCGGACGGTCGTCGGGATGCCCTTGGCCTCGAGGCGGCGGACGAACTCCCGCTCGTCAGCAGGGTCCGAGGCGGTCCACTTCGAGCCCTCGATCGGGTTGAGCGGGATCAGGTTGACGTGCACCCACCCCCAGTCACCGTAGGAGTTGAGCACGTCGCCGAGCAGGTCGGCGCGGTGGGCCTGGTCGTTGATGCCACGCATCATGGCGTACTCGATGGAGACCCGGCGCTTGGTCTTCGCCGCGTAGTTCCAGGCGGCCTCGACGGTCTCGGCGACCGAGAAGCGGGTGTTGATCGGGACCAGCTCGTTGCGCAGCTCGTCGTCGGGCGCGTGCAGGCTCAGCGCGAGAGTGACCGGGATGCCCTCGTCGGCGAGCTGGTTGATCCGGGGCACGAGGCCGACGGTGCTGACGGTGACCCCGCGGGCGCTCATCCCGAGTCCGGCCGGCGAGGCGTCGGTGAGGCGACGTACGGCCCCGATGACCGCCTTGTAGTTGGCGAGGGGCTCGCCCATGCCCATGAACACCACGTTGGACACGCGACCGGGGCCGCCGGGGACCTCGCCGCGGGCCAGCGAACGGGCGCCGGCGACGACCTGCTCGACGATCTCCGCGGTCGACATGTTGCGCTGGAGGCCGCCCATGCCGGTGGCGCAGAACGGGCACGCCATGCCGCAGCCGGCCTGGCTCGAGACGCAGATCGTGGCGCGGTCGGGGTAGCGCATCAGCACCGACTCGACGAGCGCGCCGTCGAAGAGCTTCCACAGCGTCTTGCGGGTGGTGCCCCTGTCGGCCTCCATGGTCCGCAGCGGCGTCATCAGGTGTGGCAGCAGCGCGGACACCAGCTCGTCGCGCTGGCCGGCCGGGAGGTCCGTCATCTCGGCCGGGTCGTCGACCAGGCGGGAGAAGTAGTGGGTGGAGAGCTGCTTGGCACGGAAGCCCGGCAGGCCCATCTCCTCGAGCCGCGCCTTGCGGCCGGCCTCGTCGAGGTCGGCGAGGTGCGGCGGCGGCTTCTTGCGGCCGCGCGGCTCGTCGAAGACGAGGGGCAGGGTCTTGATCGGCTGCTGAGTTGAGTCGGACATCATGCCGAGTGTCCCATCCCGGCGGCTGCCGGGGCGATTCAGCGGGTCAGGCGTCGACCATGAAGTAGAGCACCAGCGACGCCACGCCCAGCACCACGAGCGCCGTCACGACCATGCCGACGAACATGAACTGGGCGAAGCGCCGGGTCTTGCGCTTGACCAGCATCGCGATCGGGAGCGCCAGGGCGAGCAGGACGAACGGGAAGAGCCTCTCGGCGGTCTCGTAGGTGAAGAGCAGCCGGAGGATGCCCACGAAGGCGCCGGGCACGGCCGTGACGTAGAGCATCCCGGCGAAGAACCCGGTGATGC
It contains:
- a CDS encoding AMP-binding protein, giving the protein MTTDDVTWFRVPSDGDPGTLNACYNALDVHVIRGRADDTALALDGVERSFARLLTEVAACAGVLRAFGVGLGDQVAVGSLPPETAVIAVLATARVGAVVQHDDSPGAEGTVVLAGTPDGVVLRADGDDLAWDVAMRAGRTDPAGCADVPGDAILCRHADHTLSVLAALGASDGHELVAPAGATLVEVGGLTFWSFDAPGG
- a CDS encoding M1 family metallopeptidase, whose protein sequence is MSTRTMSRPLLSVALLASLAVAFTGVPATGEVRAAAPVDGASGIGDPYWPLDGNGGIDVRSYRIANRYALATKRLSGRTTVELTATQDLSSFSLDFLLKVSDVTVDGVEADFEKTDGGHELRITPAQPLAAGTEHAVVVRYADRPSRRAYAGERNWLASKREVVTMNEPHMAPWWFPANDHPLDKAVVDVRVRVPNGREVISNGELKGRRVGRRNTTWHWRADEPMVPYLAFFAAGDFTIAKGRHRGLPWLVAVSQRLSKGDQAASMRLMKKTPAVVAGLEKDLGPYPFSVVGGITTGLNPGFALENQTRPTYPAVGAGYTSLVVHELAHQWFGDDIAVQQWSDIWLNEGFATFMEWRWAETHGGRSGASVLRSYYDNVAPASEFWEVVVGDPGAASIFDSAIYGRGAMTLQALRNRVGDAVFWRIVRTWIREQEGGNGSSAEFEEVAARVSGQDLGAFFTAWLRTPSKPAATADNGLA
- a CDS encoding serine protein kinase RIO produces the protein MSHLHTDRTFPEDFLRPDDRSPLEGIDESFVFTYDTYSDELGEGQRWSRWEDLEALMKGPEPRPDWVVTSSGAVDTELGVLKTGKEADVFLLEREDPHRPETAVVMAAKRYRDTDHRSFHRAASYTEGRSMKRSRDNRALKRKSTWGRQVAAGEWAVSEWNALRRCWELGLPVPYPVQIDETEILMEWITVTVGGEAETAPRVSQVRPDPSVVEGYYEQLRDAMATLVQAGLVHGDLSPYNTLAAGDRLVIIDLPQMVDLVGNPRGMDFLLRDCANMCAWFRSRGLGVDEQELFGELMAHAF
- a CDS encoding alpha/beta fold hydrolase; protein product: MGAPVPFAVAGIVGWVRDADEDRRVLLLHGGPAMSYRYLDGLLDVLTDWSIASFQQRGRDPSTTQGPFDVPTSLADIGHVLDHLARCGWHRPLVAGHSWGGHLAWHVAATLGDQVGGVLAIDPMGAVGDMGMAGFTEELRRRTDDTVLERYDELEAAWASPGLTSAEVIEQGRLLMPAYFADPARAGEVADDWVACHVFDSLVASADALQPWLVAALRAVRVPLGAVHGERSPIPLTATTEAVALVPGAWAEVAEGAGHFVWLEAPDAVRRAMERLRSEVAAR
- a CDS encoding LOG family protein, producing MKHSHGRLVDVTSLAELDRRLATGATSLTGWRLVGLDLTDRGPALLGRSLEQTLFLGCEFAEGDDDAVRRAGAMVLHEIPGVPVDTYRATLYSPGDLYDTPRYEDSRDARAYAWSRRGDGPDDTLAMALHDHHVDAALAAWVVGRDVVGVMGGHALERGTPAYADAVRLGHALADRLIVATGGGPGAMEAANLGAYIPEDLDSALAAVAAVPSFGPDVGAWARVALDVVGATSGGRESLGIPTWHYGHEPPNVFATSIAKFFHNAPREAVLLEVCNAGIVFLPGAAGTVQEVFQDACENYYADASAVAPMVLVGRRHWTEDLPVWPLLQALARDREMGPYVHLVDSVEEAVDVVAG
- a CDS encoding glycosyltransferase family 4 protein → MDLLERRRRSRTTPSRLRVLVVTESFLPQVNGVTNSVRRVLEHLAAEGHEAELIAPTGPEVYAGFPVRHARGASLPFYADFRIGLETRRRLRAAMERFDPDVVHIASPATLGHQAAKAARSLGIPTVAIYQTDLVGFADRYGVPGGARAMESLTRRIHLGVDRTLAPSTASIAQLARLGIDDVARWPRGVDQVLFEPAKRDEALHAELAPNGEVLVGYVGRLAAEKELELLAHVERLPGVRLVLVGGGPEEGRLRALLPGAAFLGVLHGDELARAYATLDVFVHTGRHETYCQSAQEALASGVPVVAPRSGGPIDVVDDTVAGFLYEPGDAGEMVAHVARLVAQPVLRRRMAAAARLSVRDRTWRAVNDLLVSHYREVSAPAGTTRRAG
- the rlmN gene encoding 23S rRNA (adenine(2503)-C(2))-methyltransferase RlmN gives rise to the protein MSDSTQQPIKTLPLVFDEPRGRKKPPPHLADLDEAGRKARLEEMGLPGFRAKQLSTHYFSRLVDDPAEMTDLPAGQRDELVSALLPHLMTPLRTMEADRGTTRKTLWKLFDGALVESVLMRYPDRATICVSSQAGCGMACPFCATGMGGLQRNMSTAEIVEQVVAGARSLARGEVPGGPGRVSNVVFMGMGEPLANYKAVIGAVRRLTDASPAGLGMSARGVTVSTVGLVPRINQLADEGIPVTLALSLHAPDDELRNELVPINTRFSVAETVEAAWNYAAKTKRRVSIEYAMMRGINDQAHRADLLGDVLNSYGDWGWVHVNLIPLNPIEGSKWTASDPADEREFVRRLEAKGIPTTVRDTRGREIDGACGQLAAKE